The region CGGCTCAGATCTGGAGGACAACTATTGTTTGATGACGTCGCACCATCCGGGCTAACACTTTGCGGAACACCAATTCTTTCGTGTGAAACAGTGGCACGAGTCTGTCTCAAATTTCTCGATATAACTGGAAAGTGAGAaccaaagaaaacaaagaattaTATGGCATTCTTTGAATACTACTGTATAATTATCATACTGTGTAAATTTAATGATTCACCGGATACCACCGAATTAAAGGATGCGGTGCAGCGGATGAGGCTGTTTCTCCCTTAACTAGAGGTCTCGAGTTGAGTCCTGCGTATGAAAAAATCATTGGTAGGGAGCGCTCCCCCCGAATGAGACCCTACATACCCGGCATAGTCGGGCTCATTGGGTgcgggttcggccgaacccagtagctttggTCCAAaccttatatttttattaataaatccattgaaaatatacaaattattaattcagAGTTAACCCATTAACTTTTAAAAACGAAAATCCGGAACCCATAAACGTCAAATCCGAGCTCCGCCTCTCATCATAACGTAAACATAATGTAATTTCTAGCCTCATGTTGTTTGCAGTAGTATTACATATGTTAGGTAAGATATTTTTATAGTCTGAAAATAAGTTTCCCATTAACAAAGAAAATCTAAAGGGGAAATAACTTACTGGTTGTAGACATTCTTGTGGGTGCTACGGGGAGGAAAAATCCAGCTGAAAGtaataagaagaaaatgaagaaggtaaTCGTAGCCTTGCACAACATTTTTCTCTAAGGCACAAAAAGAAATAGCTTATGTTAAATGAGATTGGGGAGTGCCAatttatagaagaaaaaaaaagggttttaattGAAACGTGTTAAGATATGATCGTTTGTAcatagaatggttgttggtatttattTCGAcgtaattcaaaatttaaatatactTTTTGCAAAGACACAATATTTTATAGAAACATTACTTAAAATTTCCTTTTAACAACCAAGGTTACTGACGGACAAAATATGGGTCACTACATATTCTGAGAGACTTTGCTAGATAGTATCTAGGAAAagtcaaatattttaatattttttattaaaaaaaatacaaagggACGTCTTTTggaaaaattgtgatttttaaTAAGTTAAAATTTGATTGACTGTATTGATAAACTCCGTcgctatttaattaaaaataatataccgACGGAGGGTACATTCATTGTTGCAAATGTATGTTAGCTCCTTTCTTGAATCTTTATAGAATTTAAGTTTGGTGTGCTATCAGTGCATCATTTTTTTACACCATCAGATAATATTGACCTGTTATAGTAGGTTAcagccctttttttttctttttcctatttctAAAATTAGTCACTGATTTTTTCTTtattccctttctctctctttcctttaaATCTCCTTCTTCTTGCTCTCATGTAGTCGATGGTTTCTCTCAATTTGCTTCTTTTTCACTGTTAAATTTGGTTTCTCCCTCAATCCCTCCATGTTCATGAAAGACTTTTGCTGGAGGTTGACTTttaaatgaattttgaaggatTCAATTTAAAATTGCATTTGAAGAATGGCAGATATTGGAGAAAATATGACAAATCCTTTAGATACATGTTACAAGATTCACAGTGGTTGAAGAGTTacgaattttcatgaaaatctcaAAATTGTAAACATCATTAGAGAAggaataattttgttatgagcaagacaaggaaataattttgataGTTAGAGTACTAAGTGTAGACATCGAAATTTTGTGGGACTCTACAAGTTGAGCCCAATATGTGTTACGGTTTCTTGGAGACTATTCTAACCTAAACCCTAGATTAAGCCTATATAAAGTACACATATTCACTTGAAGAGGCATCTTAGATATCCTATAAACTCATGGGTATTCAAAAAGAGGTCAATATGTGGCCGGATTCTTCTTGACAACCAAATACTTCAAGAAGATCCACAATATCCTTTCATGGATATCAAATACTACATCGCAAGAAAGTCCAcatatccaaatccaaatcatccTACGTTTGAGAAACAAGCTACTAACAGCCCTCAAATTACggagaaatattaggagagaagaatcaagggaGTAAACAGATCTTGTACccgcaatattcataaataaaatctctgtttcttcatattttgtttgtggttgtaatttattttcgcatattaaaatttgttgcaaacaaaTTGGCACGCCCAGTGGGACAATTCTGCCCTTCATCTCTTCCCTCACAAATAAAAAGCAAAATCAAATCACCGAGTGATTCCTTACCGAAGTTGCAAAATCGCAAAGATGAACACACGTGATCGGTGGCTACTACGAAGCATATTTGGTCAAATCAAGAGGCGGTTATGGTGCAAATTGAAGTCCATTAAAATTAGATTTCTCTGGGAATTGAGTTTGAATTAAGCTTGTGTGCAAATTAAAGTCTGTTCAAACTTGTCCTACTAGTTTTACCAAGGCCAAAAGACActggaaaataataataatccaatgGTATCTCTTAAACCAGTAGTACTTGAGACGATTGTCATCTTTCATTATTACTTCAAGTCTCGTCTTTGAGATTCGCCAAGTTTATACTCCGACAAGTCTTGAAGTAGGGGACATTTGTAGACATCGAAATTTTGTGGGACTCTACAAGTTGAGCCCAATATGTGTTAGGGTTTCTTGGAGACTATTCTAACCTAAACCCTAGATTAAGCCTATATAAAGGACACATATTCACTTGAAGAGGCATCTCAGATATCTCATAAACTCATGGGTATTCAAAAAGGGGTCAATATGTGGCCGGATACTTCTTGACAACCAAATACTTCAAGAAGATCCACAATATCCTTTCATGGATATCAAATACTACATCCCAAGAAAGTCTAcatatccaaatccaaatcatccTACGTTTGAGAAACAAGCTACTAACGGCCCTCAAATTATggagaaatattaggagagaagaatcaagggaGTAAACAGATCTTGTACccgcaatattcataaataaaatctctgtttcttcatattttgtttgtggttgtaatttatttccgcatattaaaatttgttgcaaacaaCAAGTAGGATTCAACTTTCCTTTAATATTATCTACTTTTAtgtttattacatttttattaaaaaaggtAAACAATTACTATTACTTAATCAAGTTACTGTATTTATCTTTAAAATTACCTGATGGTGTAAAAAAAAAGGGTACACTGACAGTGCACTAAACTTAAACTCATCTTTATAAATACCTATTCCACTTTGCAGAAAAAATTACAAGTTAGtcccttttctttgtttattctaaaaaaattttTGCCAAAAATAGTGGTGATTGTCAAACAAAcattatttttccattttaacGTTCTAAAAATAGTCTATGTAACAGAATGCTTATTTACTTAGAGGGAAGATTCTTGCAACTCTAAGTAATAGGGAAATCGTTGAGATTTTCCAATTTGGTGAAGACTAAGTCTAATTTACAAAAACTAGAGAGTGGTGGTGAGGCTGGGGCCTGGGTGTACCAAGAATGGACAAATTTATGTAACAAAAACGTGTGTCATGAATTTCTTCGCAGTGTATTTGCCTAAATTCCATGGGCCAAAGACTTTAGACAACTGCAGTGGGAGTATGGAACACAGACTTTGCCAATCAATTATGGGGAAATTTCTTTTAGTTTGCAGTTTAACTGTCCATTATTTTAACGTCAATAGTCCGATTAATCCGGATTCAAGCTAATATAGATTAACCAATTAAGAcaatcaaatcattttctaTCAAAAAGTTCTTCATTTTCTAATTTCAAACTCGagacatttaattaattaaggatgAAAGAATTCAACTCATTTCACCACATTCTTTGATGGCgaaatttcttttgtttcattCGACAAAGACTATGATTAAATTAGTTGTATGTGATTTCTGTGCGCGTTTTGTAACGTCAATATCGCAAATGTGAACtattatttgaaaaaagaagaagatattacATATGTAAACACAATTTTtatctctccttttcttttctttaatttgtaGGAGTTTTGTGTTTTAAAAACTTATATTTAATTGTTTTAAATGATTCATTTGTGTGCTGTCCAATTAAATGAATTTTGTAACATTCTACGATTGGAATGAAACGAGTTCAAATAGAGCCGAGTCAATATAAGTGACCCCACTTAATTTAGGATTGAGACtaagttgattgattgattttaCATCATTATCATATCTGCTCTAACTCCATCCGCATGAGTTTACTCACAGTGCCCTGAAAAACAATTTAAAGCAATGCAGACGATGAAGCTAGCAGCGTTATAGGTTATAATATCAGTTTGGCCATAGCTTTTATATGCCAGGAAGCAAGGTGCAATTACACCAACTCATAGAAGACCTAAAGCAGAAGAGGAAAAGACAAACAAACTAACTAATTAAGGAAAAGACTTTCTCAAGTGAAAAACCTGAAGTCGCTTGAAAAGGGACTGATTGGAGATGCAAAATTTTCTCTCCTAGAGATAGTTTTCGGGATACCCAGTACTCCTCGACACTATTTTCTCttttagtcagtcccaaaaagaattacatctttccatatttagtaacaatttaatttcaaaattaactaattaacaaaaTTATGTAATCCaatatgttgttgtattttagtACAAAAGAGAGTGCACCTGTGAAGGAAGTACTTCAATACAaggaggtggtggtggaggtggaAGAGGTTTTTCTGGACCATCAAGAAATCCTGACCCGAACCCGAACCCGGATTGAGATTTTTCATCAAATAGACGAAATGGGTCGGGTCGAGTACCTGATGACGTGTTCGCCTCCATAGCAAAAGCTGAAAGTCCAAGCTTTCAGTGTTGATAGCAACTCCTATTTTTCTAAATGGACCAAGACATAATGGATATCTTAAACGGGCTTAGTTATTGTGGTTTTGTTTTGCTAATGTCTACCACCATTTACAGGCCCAGTGTAATAATTGACCTTCAGTACTTTTCGCGCAGCTTTAAGTTCACATTCgtttattaaaaatttatatttttgtatcataatatctcacaagttgtgtacggcaaaattttcaaaacttaatataaaaatggcCCAAAACACATAAAACTCCACAAAAATAGGCACGTTGTTCAACTCAAAAAGGATAAAGAACATATATCACAGAAAGCATAACTCCAGTTTCTGAAAACTACAACAAAATCTGAAAATCCTACACAACTTATGCtgcataacttaattcctacagaTATGCCGATCGAAGAAAAAATTCAGTTTCCAAAGATAAATGTTACAAAACTTATGCCGAGCGAGgagaatttttttgttttcaaagataAATGTTATAGAACTTATGCCAAGTGAAGCATGTCTAGATATTTCCATTAAATAAGCagcaaagacaaaaattaaagatcacatatatgaggagcaaaaattaaagaccagtgcatttgaaggacaatccgtgcaaaaactTCTTCCCCTTGTGTTTGATGTCCATAAAATACCTTTCGTTGTTTGGGTAGTGagtgtttctttttcttggtaAAGAGGAAATTGCATAAATTAAAGAGTGGAAATTAAGAGTTATTACAAGTCGGAACGGATCCATTAGATACTGTCTCTAAGAAGTCTTTGctaataaaaaagtaaataaagggAGGTGCTTTGTCCCAAAAAACATCTTTTTCCCTGACTGTTACATTTGCATGCaatgttcttccatgattagCTAGGTGGTGTGCAAGTGAGTTCGATTAGTAGATGTAATTTACCGGTGATTTGTTTTTAGTACTAAAGATAATAATGTCTTTTTATTGGTGGTGCAAAATATGAAGTTAAAACTTGAGATATCACTTATTAAGGTAAATGACTTATGTTCATGAGAAagaaaagtaaattttttttcattttggtggaaatattttctgaaacaaaattatttctgaCAACACTTCCTGACGCTTTGTCATACCAAACACTTCCATTAGGTAAAATGTGTCTTAGATAATATTTTGTTAGTAAGTTTTAAATAGAGGTTGATTTAAGATTTTAAGTTGGTGACTATGAGTATAATGTCATGTAGATACTCATCCACACCAGGTGTTTACACCAAACATTATAAACTCACTATATTTAAGTGATTTGATGAGATAAGAATGTGTTAATAAATCATTTAAGTGCAAATGATCTACTTACAAACCATGTCATGCTTGGTGTAAACACCGAGTGCGATTAATTTTTTATCAttcacactactaaaaaatctctatttttccACTGATTTTTCACTGAAAAATGTTCGGTGGCTATTTCCCACTGAATGTTGGTGGGAAAAACTTAAATAGTGATGTTTTCACACAGAAAAAGTAGGAAGCTTCCCAGCGTTTCAGTGAGAATCTGTTTCTACCCATGCGTTTCCCAATGGGCTGATTCGATGAGAATgaagtaaaaaaataatattttatagcacaaatttcACTGAATGTTGATGGGAAAAACATCTTTTTCTTTACACACCCATTATTTCCTCTCTTTTGTTCCTTTTGCGCCCTTCTTTTGCTTGGCCAAATCAAGCCAAACAATGTTTTCTTCAATGCAAAAGTCCAAACGTAAATCAAGTGATCAGAGATACAGATATTTTGTTCCTTACGTGGGGTGATAAAGGAGACCAAAGGATGACATGCTGCAATAAGTTTAGACAAGTCTAGCTAGATAACAAGAATCactaaatgttttttttttttcagaataaacttttaaaatatgatTTAGTTATATATTGAAATGAtctttttgattatttttttttccacgcATAATCAACAGTGGAATAGAGAAGGTCCAATTGAACAATATCAGTTCAGTAGAACTTTGAACTCGTGAtattacgattttttttttattttcaaattgtGACAGCTTCACTATTTGGTGCTGTATTTGAGAGACAAATTGTGCACAATTTGGATGTTGGAAaagatattaaataaaaattcagAACCCCTCAAAGAAATGCCCATTAATATCAAGCAATTGAATACAAGATTGAAAAAACAAAGCAAAGGGCATGAAATTATTGTTACAATTGACTGACATAACACTAAgatgatgatattctggtcttctttgaagatgaagaaactaAATCAATGGCACATCCCAATGGCCATGCTGCTCCAACAAGGTAATTTTTGTATTGGACATCATGCATCACTGTTATGTCTTTGTATGGATTTAGTCCTGTCAAAATTAAAGattcacaagaaaaaaaaaaaggtaagtaCTTATAtatggagggaaaaaaaaaaaaaaaagccaagcAAAAAATTAGCTTCTAGTTGTCTTTATAGGAAATACAAGAATCTTAACTTTTCTTGTGTACAAACTTTTAGCTTCTATTTTTTGTCCTTGTAATATATGACttaacatataatataactttaattaattaaaatacgTGTTTTTGTTCCCttgaaatagaaaaatatattatatttgattatgtataaaattatattattgcCAGACATGATGTAATAATAAACATTTAACATACAGATGAGTAATTAAGTGGTGAATCAACAAATTATGGTAAATTTGTAAATATTCACAAGCAAAAGGATAAAAAATGTACAAATTTAACAATTGAAGGTTTAATGTGTTTAATCGTATGGATTTATATCATTGAGACTAAAACCAAATTGAGGACCAAAAACGTAATAACTAGTTAAAATATATTGatagtataaaatattcacactTTAGGAAGCCAACGCTTATTTCTCAGGACAAAGGACGCTCAGTGTATATAAGGACAAAGGACGCTCAATGTGTATAAGTTAAACCTGATATACTAAACaactaataaattaaaataattttacaaGTTTCCGAAAGAGGTAGAGAAAATACTTACCAAATCCATCGACAAGCAATGTGTACTCATATACCAAGTCCATGCATAAGTATGGGATATTTCTATCTTGAGTGTTTGGAAATACAGTTTTTACATCTGCTGCTTTTGTCTGGCAAGCAACTTTAGCTGCATTTAAGTATTGAATTGGCTTTGCTATAGCAGATGGAAATTTTTTATCAACAATGCCAACCTACAAATGCAAAATGAACCCCAAATCGAGAATTATAAATTGTAGACAAAAATTGATGATATATTCCAAAGTAATATTAATCATATAATAAGAAGTATAAACATCACAACAATGGCAACTACTTTACATACATCTCATTATCGAGTAAGTTGGGGTCGGTTATGTAAATTttcattgttgatgttgttctaTTTGTACTTCATAACTATATAGCAAGATGGCGAACCGTTGTTCAGTGGCGCTATTGAGTGCGATATTCTAAGAATGAATGCACATATTTATTAGTTACTATGTGATATTTTCCCTATGAACCAAGCAGCCAAGAGAAGCCATGAACTAGAATACAAGAGACAATAACGAGGATAGATGTGGTGCATGATTGTCGTCATCTCGTACCCTAATCATGTATTGGGTAATTAAGTCCCGCAACGAGCGTGACCCTCGTGTTTAGTTATCAACATTGAATTTGGAACTCTGAACAAACTGCGGTGGTAAGCAGGAGGAAGGTGAGGTGGTAACCCCTAAAACTTTGTCTAGAACCAGATGTCCAATCGTGTAGGTAGGCTCACTCTAACCACTGCAACGATATTCTCTTTACCCACTTCCTTGTcaatatatttaattattacctatattattattattattttcccCAATGTTTTGTTGGATTATTGTATATAAAGAGAACTTTTATTTTTACCTGAGCACCAATATCATAGAAAAATGATGAGGCATGAACAGTCTTTTGTCcagcaccaccaccaccattcCACACCCCATTGAATGTGCAATCCTTGTTCTTGCATTGTGCATTGATGTTAAGGGCCTGCTTAGTTAAATTCCTGCATTTCTTCAAGCTACTACCTCTTTTTGGTGCTTTTACTTTGTAGTCCACTCCTCCATATGAATAGTACccttcagaaaagaaaaaaaaatgttgctaTATTAGCATTTGACCTTTCATGTTTTGAAtatgaatttaagaaatattactAGTAGTAAGTCACTATTAGGATCACAAGTAGTAAATGATACAATTCTTACGTAGAAATATTTAGGTCTTACAAGTTAGTGTGAAATTTATTTATACGACCTTTATAGTTTAATCTATGAGTTTAAGTTCTAcgtatataaaattttcaagCTATCAGGTGAAGTTGAGCTACAATAACAAGTTCTTCATAAGTGCAAGCTTGATATGGTACtagaaaatagataaataattaTGTAAATTAATTAGCACAATGGATCTATTATTACTTAAAATGTTTTCATTATTGTAAAGATTAAAGGCAAAAAGTCATTAGAGATTAGAGATATAATATATACCATCATATCCTTCCAATGCGCAAGGATTACTCTCATTTCTTGAAGCCTTGAAAATCTCTGCTCGACCTGCTAGTTGCCCATAGTTCAAATAACTGcatacatacatcataaaaGTACAAAACATTATCAATATCTTGGGTGAAAAAAGTATGTTATGATCCATTATACTCACCCTTAATCAGAGGTCTGGGTTTTGGGTGtcggaaacaaaaaaaaaaatctagcaaTTCAGTGTGCTTTTCCTATTAATAGACAAGTCTTTTTACTTACTGAATTCTGGATCCATATATTTATagacaaataaattttttagtGAAGTTATGCAGAACTTGAGCCCAAATTACTTGATTTTATCGAACCGTATTATCGCTGTGGCCCCACCTGTAAAGCGAGTACCAAACAACCAGGTGGAAAACCAAAAAATGTATATAAGGATATGACAAACCTGTGTACATAGAGGTTATAATCTGTTCCCAGGAGATGTTTTTCTTGAACATAGGGTTCTCCATCAACATTTTGAGGAGCATTTGCAAATTGTTCCTTTGAGATGGCATATGCCATTTGGACTGAACCACCTCCAAGATCAATTGTTGCTGTTGtacttttataatttttacccaaatttcCCAGTAGATAATTCATTGCGACCTATTAATAAAtaacaatatatatcaaaattaaaaattaaaaattaattaggaAATATATTCAATTTGGGATAGGTACTTAATAAAAGATTTGCCACTCAATTGAGATCTCTCACTTACCCCACACTATCATTATTTGATGTTT is a window of Lycium ferocissimum isolate CSIRO_LF1 chromosome 12, AGI_CSIRO_Lferr_CH_V1, whole genome shotgun sequence DNA encoding:
- the LOC132039533 gene encoding apyrase, with product MLNQNSHFHILFLAIYLLFSLNFFSTSVNAQIPLRRHLLSHESEHYAVIFDAGSTGSRVHVFRFNEKLELLPIGNNIEFFMATNPGLSSYAEDPKAAANSLEPLLEGAEGAVPKELQSETPLELGATAGLRMLKGDAAEKILQAVRDLVKNESTFHSKDQWVTILDGTQEGSYMWVAMNYLLGNLGKNYKSTTATIDLGGGSVQMAYAISKEQFANAPQNVDGEPYVQEKHLLGTDYNLYVHSYLNYGQLAGRAEIFKASRNESNPCALEGYDGYYSYGGVDYKVKAPKRGSSLKKCRNLTKQALNINAQCKNKDCTFNGVWNGGGGAGQKTVHASSFFYDIGAQVGIVDKKFPSAIAKPIQYLNAAKVACQTKAADVKTVFPNTQDRNIPYLCMDLVYEYTLLVDGFGLNPYKDITVMHDVQYKNYLVGAAWPLGCAIDLVSSSSKKTRISSS